The following proteins are encoded in a genomic region of Diadema setosum chromosome 10, eeDiaSeto1, whole genome shotgun sequence:
- the LOC140233871 gene encoding uncharacterized protein codes for MTIPPDDRSPLKMSPSRLACMLLQVLLLLGTTGYAQHLSEVRLVNGSSSLTGTVQIFDGARSAWFTMCHTPSWGIADVLVICRQLGHAGGSRAFSVEEAVPERPLAYYDQQLLCTGSEAEINGCPRLFIDQSTLESCIPAWASCYDQNFLGCYRDSRYDRVLTAAIYPMTNMMSPQRCIDFCLEGGHALAAVEYGSECYCGAAGANYERLGRASDRECQIPCQGLVDEVCGGVNTMAVFKTSTATTTVPTTTVPTTTPSPTTTEQSTEVTTSAPPTPQVTAVRPTQIVQRARTRFPRITASTLSVSMETAQGNRAPPSTIIGLASTGGALFVACSAVLLFLTVHRSRRKKKASIVDDPSPYALSASVEVVMDTTYLDPMNSISDSAVYSGVSQVSESDFDSTFGGVGGDGGGDRGRGEMSMYLGLSFKEMERRQDEDYASLNAGLRKEGSFTTNDSHDDVDARRATYGDGTDIDGESFETIPSESRGQIEGEYCGLYDTPHSSTVSAIYASGNGISPYAYGVGIPGEGEYTSVHLGSYCEIGDGTATAQVCAKLDPKRPIPPKGRDRNGAAGSREYASVFPVHSRQARREFDERIQSVTYQNGNHLGGREYALVADLKKSDSSSTVTKTGHTKTLPATSRTGQNEDISAIKPRNGDYDSVYFEGNKTLPNSLSRSETLPLASSADYSEYALINDDDEKLSKCAVDDDTFEPADDAAATNYDSYSYIDQDKLLIGKSKRRAENLSLSEDSFYDPSYENVTEKSQKSTPKLSVSSVLSQISSLGQTRKYSSLDEEFDQEQSKKSIGDGRAVASAPPTTMSQDTRESGAEYAVVDKGLRNSQPAITHTSIHTDIVADDDDDDDYDILQHTVTEK; via the exons AGGTACGACTCGTAAACGGATCCAGCAGCCTGACCGGAACCGTGCAGATATTCGATGGGGCGCGGTCGGCCTGGTTCACCATGTGCCACACCCCGTCGTGGGGAATTGCCGATGTGCTCGTCATTTGCCGACAACTCGGCCACGCCGGGGGCAGCCGGGCTTTCTCCGTTGAGGAGGCCGTACCTGAGAGACCACTGGCGTACTATGACCAGCAGCTCCTCTGCACAGGAA GTGAAGCCGAAATCAACGGGTGCCCGCGACTTTTCATCGACCAGAGCACTCTGGAATCATGCATACCAGCTTGGGCGAGTTGCTATG ACCAGAATTTCCTGGGATGCTACCGCGACTCGCGGTACGACCGCGTCCTAACCGCGGCGATCTATCCGATGACCAACATGATGTCGCCGCAGCGGTGCATAGATTTTTGCCTCGAGGGCGGTCACGCGCTCGCCGCGGTCGAGTATGGCAGCGAATGTTACTGCGGAGCGGCCGGTGCGAACTATGAGCGGCTCGGCAGGGCGTCAGACAGGGAGTGCCAGATACCGTGTCAGGGTCTTGTCGACGAAGTTTGCGGGGGTGTGAACACGATGGCCGTCTTCAAGA CTTCGACTGCGACTACGACGGTTCCAACAACAACTGTACCAACCACAACGCCGTCACCGACTACGACTGAACAGTCCACCGAGGTGACCACATCGGCCCCGCCGACGCCACAAGTGACTGCAGTCAGACCAACGCAGATCGTCCAGCGAGCAAGAACACGATTCCCTCGGATCACAGCGTCTACTCTGTCTGTCTCCATGGAAACAGCGCAAGGAAATAGGGCGCCCCCTT CTACCATTATCGGACTTGCCAGTACCGGGGGCGCCCTCTTCGTTGCCTGCTCTGCAGTGCTCCTTTTCCTGACCGTACATCGCAG TCGAAGGAAGAAGAAAGCTTCCATAGTCGACGATCCGTCTCCCTATGCCTTGTCGGCCTCTGTCGAGGTGGTGATGGACACCACGTACCTGGACCCGATGAATTCCATCAGCGACTCTGCCGTCTACAGCGGCGTCTCCCAGGTCTCCGAGAGTGACTTTGACAGCACCTTTGGCGGGGTCGGCGGCGACGGTGGCGGCGACCGCGGGAGGGGAGAAATGTCAATGTACCTCGGACTCTCCTTCAAGGAGATGGAGCGAAGACAGGACGAAGATTACGCCTCCCTCAACGCCGGTCTCAGGAAGGAGGGCAGTTTCACCACGAACGATAGCCACGACGACGTGGATGCGCGACGGGCGACGTACGGCGACGGTACGGACATCGACGGTGAGAGTTTTGAGACAATTCCCTCAGAGTCTCGCGGCCAGATAGAAGGCGAATACTGCGGATTGTATGATACTCCACATTCGTCTACCGTCTCTGCAATATACGCGTCCGGGAACGGCATATCACCCTACGCCTACGGCGTTGGCATCCCTGGGGAGGGGGAGTACACCTCGGTGCATTTAGGCTCCTACTGTGAGATCGGTGACGGTACTGCGACGGCACAGGTTTGCGCCAAACTAGACCCAAAGCGCCCAATACCGCCGAAAGGGCGCGACAGAAATGGTGCCGCAGGATCTCGCGAATACGCCAGCGTATTCCCGGTACATTCGCGTCAAGCGCGTAGAGAATTTGACGAAAGAATACAGTCCGTCACGTATCAAAATGGCAATCACCTTGGAGGACGCGAATACGCTCTAGTAGCCGATCTGAAGAAAAGTGATTCTTCTTCCACAGTTACCAAAACAGGTCATACAAAAACATTACCCGCCACAAGTCGGACTGGCCAGAATGAGGACATATCGGCTATAAAGCCTAGAAATGGAGACTACGACAGCGTCTATTTCGAAGGCAATAAAACTCTTCCAAACTCTCTGTCAAGGTCAGAAACACTCCCTCTGGCGTCTTCAGCTGATTATTCCGAATACGCCTTGATCAATGATGACGATGAGAAGTTATCAAAATGCGCAGTGGACGACGATACCTTTGAACCTGCGGATGATGCAGCTGCTACCAACTACGATTCCTATTCCTACATAGATCAAGACAAACTACTAATCGGAAAATCAAAACGTCGCGCGGAGAACCTCTCGCTTTCTGAAGACTCTTTTTACGATCCCAGCTACGAGAACGTTACGGAGAAATCTCAGAAGTCCACACCAAAGCTGTCAGTATCTAGCGTCCTGTCCCAAATATCCTCGTTGGGCCAGACGCGGAAATATTCCTCACTGGACGAGGAATTTGATCAGGAACAATCGAAGAAGTCAATAGGCGATGGACGAGCTGTCGCAAGTGCGCCCCCTACGACGATGTCGCAAGACACGAGGGAGTCGGGAGCGGAGTACGCCGTTGTTGACAAAGGGCTTCGCAACTCGCAACCTGCTATCACGCATACGAGCATACATACGGACATCGTCGccgacgacgatgacgacgatgattACGACATTTTGCAGCACACGGTTACAGAAAAATGA